In one window of Desulfurella amilsii DNA:
- the speE gene encoding polyamine aminopropyltransferase, whose amino-acid sequence MNPEMWFTEKYGNDAGLTFKVKNVLTTQQSTYQRLDIIETYQYGRVMLLDGLVMLTEKDEFVYHEMITAPAVMSLKSRKRALIIGGGDGGTVRELIKYDFEKIIEVEIDNVVIENSKKFLDFTACGYNDERVEIIIGDGVEFVKNTNEKFDLVIIDSTDPFGAAEGLFSGQFYTNVYKILNDDGIVVAQAENPYYSPDWFLKSRKNMQKAFGSNTLNYCAFIPTYPSGMWLFSIGYKNINLHNYFNEKLYSINSHTYKYYNRQIHEACFALPQFVLELIK is encoded by the coding sequence ATGAATCCAGAAATGTGGTTTACGGAAAAGTATGGAAATGATGCAGGTTTAACATTTAAAGTAAAAAATGTTCTGACTACGCAACAAAGCACTTATCAAAGGCTTGATATAATAGAAACATATCAATATGGTAGGGTAATGTTACTTGATGGTCTTGTTATGCTAACGGAGAAAGATGAATTTGTTTACCATGAAATGATTACTGCACCTGCTGTAATGTCGTTAAAAAGTAGAAAAAGAGCGCTAATAATTGGCGGGGGTGACGGCGGCACTGTACGAGAATTAATAAAGTATGATTTTGAAAAAATAATAGAAGTTGAAATAGACAACGTAGTTATTGAGAATTCTAAAAAATTTTTAGATTTTACTGCATGTGGTTATAATGATGAGCGTGTTGAAATAATTATTGGCGATGGCGTAGAATTTGTTAAAAATACAAATGAAAAATTCGATTTAGTTATCATTGACTCAACAGATCCATTTGGAGCAGCAGAAGGATTATTTAGCGGTCAGTTTTACACTAATGTGTACAAAATTTTAAATGACGATGGTATAGTTGTAGCGCAAGCAGAAAACCCATACTATAGCCCAGATTGGTTTTTAAAATCAAGAAAAAATATGCAGAAAGCTTTTGGCTCAAATACATTGAATTACTGTGCATTTATCCCTACATACCCCTCCGGTATGTGGCTTTTTTCTATAGGGTATAAAAATATAAACCTACATAATTATTTCAATGAAAAATTATACAGTATTAATTCTCATACATATAAATACTATAACCGTCAAATTCACGAGGCTTGTTTTGCTTTACCTCAGTTTGTTTTAGAATTAATAAAATAA
- a CDS encoding UDP-glucose dehydrogenase family protein, producing the protein MEKISILGTGYVGLVTGSCFAYLGHKVICLDINKEKIEKLKKGEIPIYEPQLDEIFALDKESENIEFTIDYTYAIKNSDFIFIAVGTPSCPDGSANLSYVSDALKTIASCITENDFKVIVNKSTVPVGTGRWAAKLLADELLKKGIKEPEKHFCIVSNPEFLREGKAVEDFMNPDRIIIGSDDKDIALKTASLYSTLNPPMIITNLPTAEMIKYASNAFLATKISFINEMANLSEKIGADIEIVSKGMGLDKRIGPYFLKAGLGFGGSCFPKDVKALIHTSKAYNVDPSILNAVMKVNEKQKIKPIEILKGAGIDLNGVKIAIWGLAFKPDTDDTREAASLNIINELLKHNAVIFAYDPIVKNLPIQDKNLNIVNDKYEALEKCDVLILVTEWNEFKNIEFKRFKDKIVVDGRNIWEKNILKKYTKACFSIGR; encoded by the coding sequence ATGGAAAAAATATCTATTTTGGGAACAGGCTATGTAGGCTTAGTAACGGGTAGTTGTTTTGCATATCTTGGACATAAAGTTATTTGTCTTGATATAAATAAAGAAAAAATTGAGAAACTAAAAAAGGGTGAAATTCCTATTTATGAGCCACAATTGGACGAAATTTTTGCTTTAGATAAGGAATCTGAAAATATAGAATTTACAATAGACTATACATACGCAATTAAAAATTCAGATTTTATATTTATTGCTGTGGGCACACCGTCTTGCCCAGATGGTTCTGCGAATTTGAGCTATGTAAGTGATGCGCTTAAGACTATTGCATCGTGTATAACAGAAAATGATTTTAAAGTCATAGTTAACAAATCAACCGTGCCAGTTGGAACAGGCAGATGGGCAGCTAAATTGCTTGCGGATGAATTGTTAAAAAAAGGCATAAAAGAGCCAGAAAAACACTTTTGTATAGTATCAAACCCGGAGTTTTTAAGAGAAGGCAAAGCTGTAGAAGACTTTATGAACCCAGATAGAATAATAATAGGCAGCGATGACAAAGATATAGCTTTAAAAACAGCTTCTCTTTACTCTACGCTAAACCCGCCAATGATTATCACAAATTTGCCAACAGCCGAGATGATAAAATACGCATCTAATGCTTTTTTGGCAACAAAAATTTCTTTTATCAACGAAATGGCTAATCTGAGTGAAAAAATCGGTGCAGATATTGAAATTGTATCAAAAGGTATGGGTTTGGATAAACGTATAGGTCCTTATTTTTTAAAAGCAGGTTTAGGCTTTGGCGGCTCATGCTTTCCTAAAGATGTTAAGGCTTTAATACATACATCTAAAGCATACAATGTTGACCCCTCCATTTTAAATGCAGTTATGAAAGTTAATGAAAAGCAGAAAATAAAACCTATCGAAATATTAAAAGGCGCTGGTATAGATTTAAATGGTGTAAAAATCGCAATATGGGGGCTTGCCTTTAAGCCCGATACGGATGACACAAGAGAAGCAGCCTCGCTTAACATTATAAATGAATTATTAAAACATAACGCAGTAATTTTCGCCTATGATCCAATAGTAAAGAATTTACCCATTCAAGATAAAAATTTAAATATCGTAAACGATAAGTATGAGGCTTTGGAAAAATGCGATGTGTTAATTTTGGTAACTGAATGGAATGAATTTAAAAACATAGAGTTTAAAAGATTTAAAGATAAAATTGTTGTTGATGGTAGAAATATATGGGAAAAAAATATTTTGAAAAAATATACAAAAGCATGCTTTAGCATTGGTCGATGA
- the radA gene encoding DNA repair protein RadA encodes MKEKTYYVCSNCGFKTTKWAGKCPNCGQWNTLKQENQNKEKSSNLKIIKLDEIESTEVFSYKTNQKQIDEFLGGGFVVGGVYLIAGSPGIGKSTLLLQLSKYLVENSSKVLYISAEESAIQLSLKAKRLNSKIPVLESNDLDDIIFAIKQKYDLFVIDSIHTIYSNDVDSFIGSINQVRLCAQKLIEVAKEYNKTIIIVSHITKEGLIAGPKALEHLVDAVFYLESDDKYNYRLLRATKNRFASTESVVIFKMTESGLNIIEDDFLTYIEDTKELEGKAIGAILEGSYLMFIEIQALCVKSPFGMPRRTSVGFDLNRLNMLLAVIEKRLGLPMFEYDVYLNVIGGFKVNNTLVDMAVVASIISSLKKITMSNNYVFLGEIDLLGNVRKTKLPDILQQKLKNSNVKLLLHENTPNVEKLLKAIL; translated from the coding sequence ATGAAAGAAAAAACTTACTATGTATGCTCAAATTGTGGCTTTAAGACGACAAAGTGGGCAGGCAAGTGTCCAAATTGTGGCCAGTGGAATACGCTAAAACAAGAAAATCAAAATAAAGAAAAAAGTAGTAATCTTAAAATTATAAAATTAGACGAAATAGAATCAACAGAAGTTTTTAGTTACAAAACGAACCAAAAACAAATTGACGAATTTTTAGGTGGAGGCTTTGTAGTAGGTGGTGTGTATTTAATTGCTGGTTCTCCAGGTATTGGCAAATCCACATTGTTATTACAATTATCAAAATATTTAGTTGAAAATAGCTCTAAAGTTTTATATATAAGTGCAGAAGAATCAGCGATCCAGCTAAGTTTAAAAGCAAAAAGGCTAAATAGTAAAATACCAGTTTTAGAATCAAACGATTTAGATGATATTATTTTTGCTATAAAACAGAAGTATGATTTATTTGTAATAGACTCAATTCATACGATTTATTCTAATGATGTTGATTCTTTTATCGGCAGCATTAACCAGGTTAGACTATGCGCTCAAAAACTTATTGAGGTAGCTAAAGAATACAACAAAACAATAATTATCGTAAGCCACATAACAAAAGAAGGCCTCATTGCTGGTCCAAAAGCCTTAGAGCATTTAGTAGATGCTGTATTTTACTTAGAAAGCGATGATAAGTATAACTATAGGTTGCTTAGAGCAACTAAAAATCGTTTTGCAAGTACAGAATCTGTTGTAATTTTTAAAATGACAGAAAGTGGGTTAAACATTATCGAAGATGATTTTTTGACTTATATAGAAGACACAAAAGAATTAGAAGGTAAAGCTATTGGTGCTATTTTAGAAGGTTCATACTTAATGTTTATAGAAATTCAAGCGTTATGCGTTAAAAGTCCGTTTGGCATGCCAAGGAGGACAAGCGTAGGTTTTGATTTGAATCGTCTCAATATGCTTTTGGCTGTTATAGAAAAACGGCTAGGGTTGCCTATGTTTGAATACGATGTTTATCTCAATGTTATCGGTGGTTTTAAAGTAAACAACACGCTTGTTGATATGGCTGTTGTTGCAAGCATTATTTCGTCTTTAAAGAAGATCACTATGAGCAATAACTATGTATTTTTAGGTGAAATTGATCTTTTAGGCAATGTAAGAAAAACCAAACTCCCAGACATTCTCCAACAAAAGTTAAAAAACTCAAATGTTAAATTATTATTGCACGAAAACACGCCAAATGTCGAGAAGCTTTTAAAAGCTATTTTGTAA
- a CDS encoding carboxymuconolactone decarboxylase family protein: MRPNMIKNAHDLILDMEKNFSDINNKSENKGKVFQDFLDEVFKDSHLDAKTKALIGVALSVQKQCKWCITYSVNLALKNGATKEEIHEAGWVAVALGGFSAYTYMQILAKSLNDLTK, translated from the coding sequence ATGAGACCCAATATGATCAAAAATGCACATGATCTTATTTTGGATATGGAAAAAAATTTTAGCGACATCAACAACAAGTCAGAAAATAAAGGTAAAGTGTTTCAAGACTTTTTGGATGAAGTATTTAAAGATAGTCACCTTGATGCAAAAACTAAAGCTTTGATTGGAGTAGCTTTATCAGTTCAGAAACAATGCAAATGGTGCATTACATACAGCGTAAATTTAGCTTTAAAAAATGGTGCTACAAAAGAAGAAATACATGAGGCAGGTTGGGTTGCTGTAGCGCTGGGTGGCTTTAGTGCATATACCTACATGCAAATTTTAGCAAAGAGCTTAAATGACCTTACAAAATAG
- a CDS encoding menaquinone biosynthesis decarboxylase gives MVFKDLQDYINTLEKKKELLRVKTETDPVYEMAEIADRLVKQNGKAVLFEKPKGSNFPVAMNLFGTIQRTQFAFGVDNLNELGDRVKELINIEIPTNFWDKLRNIMKFKELSHYLPKIVKKAPCQEVIEDNVDLFKYPILKTWPQDGGRFITLPLVFTKNPITGKQNCGMYRMQVFSKNTTGMHWHIHKDGAYHCRYYKENNQKMPVCVAIGADPLTIYSATAPLPEDIDEMLFASFLRKDGVELVKSTLYDIYVPANAEIVLEGFVDPNELALEGPFGDHTGYYSLADYYPVFHIQRITRKKHPIYPATIVGKPPMEDAYLGKATERLFLPIIQKILPEIIDINLPIEGIFHNFAFVSIKKQFPGHAFRVINALWGLGMMSLTKIIVVFDENVNVQNISEVIWRLGNNIDPQRDIIFTKGPVDVLDHASNIAQMGSKVGIDATKKLKSEGFLRDWPDDIQMPKEIKDLVDKNWCKYFK, from the coding sequence ATGGTTTTTAAAGATCTACAAGATTATATAAATACCTTAGAAAAAAAGAAAGAGTTGCTTAGAGTAAAAACAGAAACAGATCCGGTGTATGAGATGGCAGAAATTGCAGATAGACTTGTAAAACAAAATGGAAAAGCTGTATTATTTGAAAAACCAAAAGGCTCTAACTTTCCTGTTGCTATGAACCTTTTTGGTACAATACAACGCACACAATTTGCATTTGGCGTTGATAACTTAAATGAGCTTGGTGATAGAGTAAAAGAACTGATAAACATCGAAATTCCAACAAATTTTTGGGATAAATTAAGGAATATTATGAAATTTAAAGAATTATCGCACTATTTGCCAAAAATAGTAAAAAAAGCACCTTGTCAAGAAGTTATAGAAGATAATGTAGATTTGTTTAAATATCCTATACTAAAAACATGGCCTCAAGATGGTGGACGCTTTATTACGCTCCCACTTGTGTTTACAAAAAATCCCATTACTGGAAAACAAAACTGCGGCATGTATAGAATGCAGGTTTTTAGCAAAAATACTACAGGCATGCATTGGCACATACACAAAGATGGTGCATATCATTGTAGATATTATAAAGAGAATAATCAAAAAATGCCTGTTTGCGTAGCAATTGGAGCTGACCCTTTAACGATATATTCTGCTACAGCGCCACTTCCAGAAGACATTGACGAGATGCTCTTTGCTTCCTTTTTGAGAAAAGATGGCGTAGAACTTGTAAAATCAACTCTATATGATATATATGTGCCAGCTAATGCTGAAATTGTACTAGAAGGCTTTGTTGATCCAAATGAGCTTGCCTTAGAAGGTCCATTTGGTGATCATACAGGTTACTATTCTCTTGCCGATTATTATCCAGTTTTTCACATACAGCGCATAACCAGAAAAAAACACCCAATTTATCCAGCAACAATTGTAGGCAAACCACCAATGGAAGATGCATATTTAGGTAAAGCCACAGAGCGCTTATTTCTGCCGATTATTCAAAAGATTTTGCCAGAGATTATAGACATCAATTTGCCCATTGAGGGAATTTTTCATAATTTTGCATTTGTTTCTATCAAAAAACAATTTCCGGGCCACGCATTTAGAGTAATAAACGCACTGTGGGGTCTTGGGATGATGAGTCTGACAAAGATTATTGTGGTATTTGATGAAAATGTAAATGTACAAAATATATCAGAAGTTATATGGAGACTTGGAAACAACATTGATCCTCAAAGGGATATAATATTTACAAAAGGCCCTGTAGATGTGCTAGATCATGCATCAAATATAGCTCAAATGGGCTCAAAAGTGGGTATAGATGCCACAAAAAAACTAAAATCAGAGGGTTTTTTGCGTGATTGGCCGGATGATATCCAAATGCCAAAAGAAATTAAAGATTTAGTAGACAAAAATTGGTGCAAATATTTTAAATAA
- a CDS encoding bifunctional riboflavin kinase/FAD synthetase, translated as MKPIVIRNINDLPEIDYTIVALGNFDGIHLGHQQLLKKIVEIKQKTNGKTVVFTFYPHPLKIIKQHNQAFIMQSFREKYEILCKFNVDYIFCARFTKEFAMMHPQSFVKKYMVDGLKAKEVCVGYNYTFGKLALGNTLTLKEYSKEFGFKLHIIPAYKIDNITVSSSKIRKFLKSGEVELANQFLGRLYSINGIVKKGKQRGKSLGFPTANIYFNRPLLLQEGVYAGFAKINDIFYKAAINVGSNPTFGDQIVHIEAYLIDFNGNLYNKRINLYFVKYIREEIKFDSKETLLEQIKSDVETIDLSCNKDTLSCAF; from the coding sequence ATGAAACCAATAGTAATTAGAAATATAAATGATTTACCAGAGATAGACTATACAATTGTAGCACTTGGTAATTTTGACGGTATTCATTTAGGCCACCAGCAACTTCTCAAAAAAATTGTTGAAATTAAACAAAAAACTAATGGCAAAACAGTTGTTTTTACTTTCTACCCTCACCCGCTAAAGATTATAAAGCAACACAATCAGGCATTCATCATGCAATCATTTAGAGAAAAATATGAAATTTTGTGTAAATTTAATGTTGATTATATTTTTTGCGCACGTTTTACCAAAGAATTTGCGATGATGCACCCACAAAGCTTTGTAAAAAAATACATGGTAGATGGACTAAAAGCAAAAGAAGTGTGTGTAGGCTACAACTACACATTTGGGAAACTAGCTTTAGGGAACACCCTAACTTTAAAAGAGTATTCAAAGGAGTTCGGCTTTAAACTGCATATAATACCAGCTTATAAAATTGATAATATTACAGTAAGTAGTTCAAAAATCAGGAAATTCCTTAAATCTGGAGAAGTTGAGCTTGCAAACCAATTTTTAGGCAGGCTCTACTCTATAAACGGCATTGTAAAAAAAGGCAAACAAAGAGGAAAATCCCTAGGCTTTCCAACGGCAAATATCTATTTTAACCGTCCACTTTTATTACAAGAAGGCGTTTATGCGGGGTTTGCTAAAATAAACGATATTTTTTATAAAGCGGCTATAAATGTAGGTTCAAACCCAACATTTGGAGATCAAATAGTGCACATTGAAGCCTATCTGATTGATTTTAACGGTAATTTATACAATAAACGCATAAATTTATACTTCGTAAAATACATAAGAGAAGAAATAAAATTTGATTCAAAAGAAACACTTTTGGAGCAAATAAAAAGCGATGTAGAAACTATAGATTTAAGTTGCAATAAAGATACACTTTCTTGCGCTTTTTAA
- the ychF gene encoding redox-regulated ATPase YchF, with protein MSLECGIIGLPNVGKSTTFNALSKANAKSSNFPFCTIEPNVGIALVKDKRIDILANIVKPANIVYPTVKFVDIAGLVKGASKGEGLGNQFLSHIRDVNVIVHLVRCFENEDIIHVEGSIDPKRDIDIINTEIILSDLQIVENKLSKAKKANKQEAVILEEIKSKLEKGEKLYDLTKDQESLIKELKLISAKKMIYVSNVDEKSINGNKYTKIVAQIASQEKAPFMIISSKIEEDLVQMEDAEKKEYLEMLGLNESGLEKLSKLAYELLDLISFFTAGPKEVRGWPIEKGTVAKKAAKEIHSDIERGFIRAEVISFDDYVKSGGEKRAKEMGLVRLEGKDYMIQDGDIVYFRFNV; from the coding sequence ATGAGTTTAGAATGCGGAATAATTGGCTTACCAAATGTCGGAAAATCAACCACATTTAATGCACTATCAAAAGCAAACGCAAAAAGCTCAAATTTCCCATTTTGCACAATAGAACCAAATGTTGGCATAGCCTTAGTTAAAGACAAACGCATTGACATTTTGGCAAATATTGTTAAACCTGCAAACATAGTCTATCCAACCGTAAAATTTGTGGATATTGCTGGTCTTGTAAAAGGTGCAAGCAAAGGTGAAGGGCTTGGAAATCAATTTTTGTCACATATAAGAGATGTAAATGTAATCGTTCATCTTGTTAGATGCTTTGAAAACGAAGATATAATTCACGTTGAAGGTTCTATTGACCCCAAAAGAGACATAGATATAATAAATACAGAAATTATTTTATCAGACTTACAAATTGTAGAAAACAAGCTATCTAAAGCAAAAAAAGCCAATAAACAAGAAGCTGTCATTTTGGAAGAGATAAAGTCAAAACTAGAAAAAGGTGAAAAGCTATACGATCTAACAAAAGACCAAGAATCGCTCATAAAAGAGCTAAAGCTCATTAGTGCAAAAAAAATGATTTATGTGTCAAATGTTGATGAAAAAAGTATAAATGGCAACAAATATACAAAAATAGTTGCCCAAATAGCAAGTCAGGAAAAAGCACCTTTTATGATTATATCAAGCAAAATTGAAGAAGACTTAGTCCAGATGGAGGACGCAGAAAAAAAAGAATATTTAGAGATGCTTGGTTTAAATGAATCTGGTCTTGAAAAATTATCAAAATTAGCCTATGAATTGCTTGATCTAATCAGTTTTTTTACAGCAGGGCCAAAAGAAGTTAGAGGTTGGCCTATAGAAAAAGGTACAGTAGCAAAAAAAGCGGCCAAAGAGATACACTCAGATATTGAGCGTGGTTTTATAAGAGCAGAAGTAATAAGCTTTGATGATTATGTAAAAAGCGGTGGCGAAAAACGAGCAAAAGAAATGGGGCTGGTTAGGCTTGAAGGCAAAGATTACATGATACAAGATGGCGATATAGTCTATTTTAGGTTCAATGTATGA